The genome window GGACGAGCCGCCGCTCTTCCTCACTGGATCTGTCGATCAATTCGCGGATCTCATCCGTCAGTTTGCTCATTTCGTCGGTCGTCCAGCCGGCTCCGGTTTGAAGTCTTCTACTTCTTTCCGTCGGACAAGTAGGCGTCCTCCGATCTTTAACACGGGCAACCGTCCTTTCTTCACCAA of Nitrospirota bacterium contains these proteins:
- a CDS encoding helix-turn-helix domain-containing protein produces the protein MSTHFRDPNEWISQAEAARLRGVSRQAIARLVKKGRLPVLKIGGRLLVRRKEVEDFKPEPAGRPTK